CTGCGCCTCCCTCGGAACCCGTTCCCGGCCTTGGAGGCGGCCACATCGGCCGACCCCCGGCTCGCGCTGGTCGCGCCAACCATCGTCGGTTCGTCCGGCCGGCCCGAGGACGCCGTGCGCGGAAACCTGACCCTCCCCTCGCTGCTGCGGCGAAGCCGCGGACACCGCTTGGCACTGCAGGTCGACCAGCCTGCGGTGGCCGGCCAGCCGTTCTACTGGCTCGCCGGCATGTTCCTGTTGGCGCGGGCGGACGCTTTCCGGGCCGTGGGAGGCTTCGACGAACGCTTCTTCCTCTACTGCGAGGACTACGACCTGTGCGCCAGGGTCTATGCCGCAGGTTACGCGCTGGCGCCGGTGGCCGCCGCCAGTGCCATCCACGATGCGCAACGGGACAGCCATCGCGCCTTCAAGTACCTGCGCTGGCACGTCGAAAGCCTGCTGAAGGTCTGGACATCCCGGGCGTTCTGGCGGGTCACCCTGGATCGCCGCGCCCGGCATCCGAATTCCTGATCGATTTGCCCTCGTTCGCCCTTGCTCGGCCGGGCACTGGCGTCACAATGCGAGCTTCGATTCGTACCGGTTGTTCCAGGACGGCCGAATCAGGCTGTATCAACTGCCCGCGTCCATGATCTATTTCACCAGCTGTTTTCTAGCCGGCCTGTTTGCCACCTTGATAACGATGCGATCATCGGTACGTTTCGCGAACTTGTTCGCCGACCATGACCTGCGCGGCGTCCAGAAATTCCATGCGCGTCCCGTCCCCCGCGTGGGTGGCATCGGCGTCATGCTCGGCCTGGTGGCCGGCGCGATCGTCGCCGAGATGAACCACGCGCCCTTCGCTCCCTCCATCTGGTTGCTGATGGCCTGCGCGCTACCGGCGTTCGGCGCCGGCATCGCGGAAGACCTGACCAAGAAAGTCACGCCCCGTTGGCGACTCCTGGCCACGGCCGTCTCAGCCGGCCTCGCAGCCTGGCTGCTCAACGGGCTCATCCTGCGGACGCACATCCCCGGACTCGACCTGCTGCTGCCCTGGACCCCGTTCGCCGTCGCGCTCACGCTGTTCACGGTGGCCGGCGTCGCCAACGCCATCAACATCATCGACGGCTTCAACGGCCTCGCGTCGATGTGCGTGTTCATGATGATCCTGGCCATGGCGTACGTGGCGTTCCAGGTGGGCGACACCTTCGTCTTCACGGCCTGCCTCATCACGGCGGGCGCCGTGCTGGGCTTCTTCGTCTGGAACTTCCCCGCGGGCCTGATCTTCCTGGGTGACGGCGGCGCCTACCTGCTCGGGTTCCTGCTGGCCGAGCTGGGCATCCTGCTCGTGCACCGCAACGCCAACGTCTCGCCCATCTTCCCGCTGCTGCTCTGCGCCTACCCCATCTTCGAGACCATCTTCACGATGTACCGGCGCAAGTTCGTGCGGGGCGTGGCCACGGCGGCGCCCGACGGCATCCACCTGCACACGCTGATCCACCGCCGCCTGATCCGCTGGACGCTGCAGAACAACCTCGAGCGCCGGCGCCTCACGCGCCGCAACTCGATGACGTCGCCGTACCTGTGGCTGCTGTGCCTGACCTCGGTGATCCCGAGCGTGCTGTGGTGGAACAGCACGGCGATCCTGTCGTGGTTCCTGCTGGCCTTCGTGATCGCGTACGTGTGGCTCTACGCCCGCATCGTGCGTTTCAAGACGCCCCGCTGGATGGTGTTCCGCCGCCACCGCTGAGCGGATTCAGCGCGCGTCGTACTCCGGCACGAACCGCTTGAGCGCCCGCCGGCACGCCGCCGGCTCGGTGGCCCCATCCACGCTGTCGAGCCAGGCCAGCAGCGCCTGCATCCAGTCGTCCCCCGCCCGCTCCTGCAGCCGCGCGATGCGCAGCCGCGGGTGTTTCGACGCCAGCGTGTCGTCCGCATCCGCCAGCAGCTCCTCGTAGAGCTTCTCGCCCGGGCGCAGGCCGCTGAACACGATGGGGATCTCCCCGTCGCGGTGGCCGGACAGGCGGATCAGGTCGCGCGCGAGGTCGACGATCTTGACGGGCTCGCCCATGTCGAGCACGTACACCTCGCCGCTGCCGGCCAGCGCCGCCGCCTGCAGCACGAGGCGCGCGGCCTCGGGGATGGTCATGAAGTAGCGGGTGATCTCCGGGTGGGTGACCGTGATCGGGCCGCCCTTGGCGATCTGTTCCTTGAACTTCGGGATGACGCTGCCGCTCGAACCCAGCACGTTGCCGAAACGCACCGCGACGAACGAGGTGGCGTGGTCCTGCGTGGCCATGTGGGACAGCACCATCTCGGCCGCGCGTTTGCTCGCGCCCATCACGTTGGTGGGGTTCACCGCCTTGTCGGTCGAGATCAGCACGAAACGTTCGGCGCCGCAGCGCGCGGCGGCCGTCGCGGCGTGCCACGTGCCGAGCGTGTTGTTCCTCACGGCGAGCCAGGCGTTCTCGTCCTCCATCAGCGGCACGTGCTTGTAGGCCGCGGCATGCACCACGAGTTGCGGGCGGTGCGCGAGGCAGGCGTGTTCGATCTGCGGGAGCTGCTTCACGTCGCCGATCAGGCGCACGAGCGGCAGGTGCGGATGGAGTTCGGCCAGTTGCTGCTCGACCTGGTACAGCGCGAACTCGCTCTGCTCGAACAGCACGAGGCGCGACGGGCCGTAGCGCGCGATCTGGCGGCACAACTCCGAGCCGATGGAGCCGCCGGCGCCGGTCACGAGCACCGTCTTGCCCGAGATCAGGCCCGAGACGCCGGGTTCGTCGAGCACCACCGGCTCGCGGCCGAGCAGGTCTTCCGGTTCGATGGTGCGGACGCGTTCGATGCGCGCGCTGCCGTCCTGGAGTTCGCTCATCGACGGCACGGTCAGCACCGGCAGGCCGGCCGACGCCGCGAGGTCCACCGCACGCCGGCGCCGGGCCGCGGACGACCCGGGCAGCGCGACGATCACGTGGGTCGCCCCGGCGATCACGTCGGGCCGGCCCACGTCGGCCAGCGGCCCCAGCACCTCGACGCCGCCGATGCGGGCGCCCTGCTTCGCCGGGTCGTCGTCGAGCAGCCCGAGCACGATCCAGCCCTGCTGGTGGATGGTGGCCAGCAGCCGCTTGGCGGCCTCGCCCGCGCCCATCACGATGGCGCGGCGCACCTCGGTGTCGCTGCCCGTGATGCGCGAGCGCGCCTGCTCGTACAGCATGCGGTACGCGATGCGCACGCCGAACACGGCCATCAGCGCGATGAAGGGGTGCAGCGCCAGCACCGCGCGGGGCACCTGGTGCAGCTGCGCCATCGACACCGCGATGGCGCAGACCGCGCCGGCCACGAGGCACGCGATGGTGAGCCGCTTGACCTCGCCGAAGCCCGCGAAGCGCCACATGCCGCGGGGAATGCCCGCGAGCGCGAACACCGAGAGGTACACCACGATCACGCCGGCCATCACCCACCCGTCGTAGCCGGGCCGCGCGGACAGCCAGCGCTCGAAGCCGAGGCGGAACAGGTAGGTGACGTTCCAGCTGAACGCGACCATCAGGCCGTCCACGGCGAGCGACAGCGGCTGGCGGTGCGGCCGCACCCGGGCGAGGAAGCCGTCGAGGCGGTGCCAGATCGTGAGGGAGGAGGTCATGGAAGGAACACGAGGCGCAGGGTGCGGCCGATCAGCCGCAGGTCGGTGGCGAGCGAGGCCTGCTCGACGTACCGGACGGCGAGCGCGAGTTTCGCCGGCATCACCACGTTGACGTACTCGGCCTCGGGGTCGGCCGCGGCGGCGAGGACGGCCGCCTCGTCGCGGTACTCGAGCGATGCGGGGTCGGTGATGCCCGGACGCACGCTGAGCACCCGGTCGCGCACGTCGGCCGGGTACAACGCGACGTAGCGGGGCACCTCCGGACGCGGGCCCACGAGGCTCATGTCGCCCTTGAGCACGTCGATCAGCTGCACGAGTTCATCGAGCTTGTAGTGCCGCAGCACGCGGCCGGCCCGCGTGATCCGGCGGTCGGCGCCCACCGTGATCTCCGGTCCGGCGCCCGCGGGCGCATCGGCCATCGTGCGCAGCTTGTGGATGCGGAACGGGCGGCCGCCGCGTCCCACGCGCACCTGGCGGTAGAACACGGGGCCGGGCGAGTCGAACTTGATCCAGGCGGCGAGCGCGAGCAGCAGCGGCGAAAGCACGAGGAGCCCGAGCCCCGCGAGCAGCACGTCGAAGCACCGCTTGGCCATGGTCACGCGATGGCGGCGCGCAGCGCGGCGGCGACGCGGGCCACGTCGCCGTCGGCCATGCGGGTGTAGAGCGGCAGCGTCAGGCTGCGCTCATAGGCGTGCTGCGAATGCGGGAACTGCTCCGCCCGCAGCCCGCCGCGTTCGCGCCAGTAGGGCTGCAGGTGCAGCGGGATGTAGTGCACGCTGCACCCGATGCCGGCGGCGAAGAGGCGTTCGATCACGGTCTCGCGTGGCACGGCCACCGCGTCGCCGAGGCGGATGGGGTACAGGTGCCACGAGTGCACGTCGCCCGCCGGCGCCTTCGGCGGCAGCACGATGGGCAGGCCCGCCAGCGCCTCGTCGTAGAGGGCCGCCAGGGCCGCGCGGCGCTGCTGGAAGCGCTGCGCCTTGCGCAGCTGGTGGAGGCCGAGCGCCGAGGCGATGTCGGTCAGGTTGTACTTGAAGCCCGGGGCGATGACCTCGTAATACCAGCTGGGCGCCTTCGACTGGAAGCGGTCGAACGCGTCGCGGCTGATGCCGTGCAGGCGCATCACCTGGATGCGCTTGGCGATGGCCGGGTCGCGCGTGACGACCATGCCGCCCTCGCCCGTCGTGATGGTCTTGTTCGCGTAGAAGCTGAACACCGTGACGTCGGAGTCGAGCGTGCCCACGAGGCGGCCGCCCACGGTGGTGGGCAGCGCGTGCGCGGCGTCTTCCACCACCTTGAGGCCATGGCGCTTCGCGAGCGCGAGCAGGCGCGGCATGTCGACGGCCAGGCCGCCGAAGTGCACCGGGATCACGGCCTTCGTGCGCGGCGTGATGGCGGCTTCCACCGCGTCGACGTCGAGGTTCAGCGTGGCGGGGTCGATGTCGACCAGCACCACGTCGGCACCGAGGTAGCGCACCACCTCGGCCGTGGCGGTGAACGTGTGCGTGGTGGTGATGACCTCGTCGCCGGGGCCGATGCCCAGCGCCTCCAGCGCGAGGTGCAGGCCGGCCGTGGCCGAGTTCACCGCCATCGACTGCAGCGACGGGTCGCCGAGGAACGCGGTGAAGTCGGCCTCGAACCGGCGGGTTTTCGGGCCGGTGGTGATCCAGCCCGACTTCAGCGTGTCGACCACCTCGGCGATGTCCTCGTCGTCGATGTCGGGGAGCGCGAAGGGCAGGAAGGGAAGTTCGGAGGAAGACATGGCGATCAGGGCTTGGCGATCCAGCACAGCGCGTGCGTGCGCAGCACCGGCAGGGTGTTGAAGAGAGTGTAGAGCGCGGGGTGCAGGCGGGTCACCGTGCGGGCGATGGGCGGGGCGAGCGTGACGCGCCGCGTGGCGATGCGGCCGTGCGGGAACAGCGCGCGCACGCGCGACAGCGGCACGCCGCGCACGTCGCGGTTGCGCGGGTTGTTCACCGTGAAGTCGTACCAGAGCACCGCACCGCCGGGCCGCACCCAGCGCCACATCGTGTCGGCCAGGCGCTGCTGGAAGCCGTCGTCGAGCAGCGACGAGAACACGGTGGAGACGAAGACGATGTCGAGCGACGCGGCCGGCACCTCCAGCTGCAGCGCGTCGCCGGCGTGCAGCGCCAGCGACGGCGGCAGCACGGCCCGGGCCGCGGCGAACCGGTCGGCCAGCAGCTCGACCCCGCTCAGGTGTTCGGGGCGGAACCCGGCGCGCAGCAACTCGAGCAGGTTGCCGCCGGCGCCGCAGCCCACCTCCATCAGACGCACGGCCGACAGGTCGCCGAGGCCCTCGCGCGCGAAGAAGCCGAGCATGGCCCGCTGCCGCTCGTGCACGGTCTGCCAGACGTCGGGGCGCACGAGGCTGTAGCGGTCGCCCGCCGTGCGCCGCGCGTACCGTTCGGCGACCGCTTCGGGTTCGTTCATGGCCGCTCTGCTTTCATGTCACCGCCTTCAGGAACCGGTCCGCGAGCACCGGGTAGGTGTGGTGGGCCTGGACGAACGCCCGGCCGCGTTCGCCCATCGCCGCGCGCTCGGCCGGACTCGCCGCCAGCAGGCGGCGCAGCCCGTCGGCCACGGCCGGCGCGGATTCGGGGGGCACCGTCAGGCCGCAGCCGGCCTCGGCGACCGGGTCGTTGCCGGCCTCCACCGAATGCAGCACGGCCCGGCCCGCCATCATGTAGTCCATCAGCTTGTTCGGCGCGATGCCGAAGCGGTACAGCGGCACCCGTTGCCAGCCGATGTACGCGATGTCGAACTCGGCCAGCAGCGCCGGGATCTGCGCCTTCGGCACCGGCGGCAGCATCACCACACGGTCGAGGCCCTCGGCCGCCACGCGTGCGGCGAGCCGCTGCTTCTCGTGGCCGTCGCCCACCAGCACGAAGGACACCGGCTCGTCGCGCATCGTGGCGGCGGCGTCGAGCAGCACGTCGAGCGCGTTCGGTTCGCCATGCGAACCCGCGTAGCCCACGATGGCACGGCCGGCCGCACGTTCGCGGGCGATGCGTTCGCGCACGGCGGCGTCGAGCGGCGGCGCGTCGCCCGCCCACTCCTCGGGCGAGATGCCGTTGGGCACGATGTGCAGCTTCGCCAGGTCGAGCCCGTGCGCGGCCATGTGGCCGGCCACCTTCGGCAGCATCGACACGACGGCATCGGCGTCGCGGTACGCGTCGTTCTCGGCCTTCTGGCACATCACGATGAACGGGTGCCGCGGCGACATGCCCGACAGCTCCACCGGCGAGGCCGGCCACAGGTCGTGCACCTCGTACACGAGCTTCGCCTTCGCGAGCCGCGCGAGGCGGCGGGCGACCCAGATGTCCATCGGGTACGTGCTCGACGCGATCACCACGTCGGGCCGGAAGGCCTCGACCTGGCGCCGCGCGTCGCGCCACACCTGCCAGAGGAACGTGGCGATGTTGCGCACGCGGCCCACGCCGTTGCCCACGTAGGCCGGCACGGGCCACCAGCGGTAGGCGATGCCGTCGATGACCTCGTCCACCGGGGCGCCGACCACCTCGGGCTGGCGTGCGCGCACGTGCGAGTACGACGCGGCGACGATCTGCACCCGGTGCCCGGCGCGCACCCATTCGCGGGCCAGGTAGTACGGCCGGAACTCCATGCCGTGGCGCGGCGAACCGGCGTAATGGTTGAGCAGCAGGATGTTCATGCCGGGGGGAATTCTTTCAGGCGGTCGAGCAGGCGCGCCACGGCGGGTGGGAACAGGGCGTGCTGCGCCACCCAGTCGCGGTTGGCGGCGGCGATGGCGGCGGCACGTTCGCGCAGCGGTTCGAGGGCGGGTGGCGCGGCCGGGTCCGTGACGATCAGGCCGTTGTCGCCGTCGCGCACCAGCTCGCGGTTGGCCGGCAGGTCGCTCAGCAGCGGCACGCAGCCGTGGGCCATCGCCTCGAGCACGGACACGGCGACCGAATCGCTCCCGGGCAGGCTCACGTACCACTGCGCGCGGCCATAGCACCGCGCCTGCGACTCGGCGTCGAGCCGGCCGGTGAAGGTGACGGCCTCGTCGATGCCGAGGTCGCGCGTCTTGCGTTCCAGCGACTCGCGCAGCGAGCCGTCGTTCGCCACCACGAGGCGGGCCTCCGGGCGGTGCCGCAGCACCTGGGCGAACAGCGCCAGCACGCGCTCGGGACGGTAGATCGGCTCCAGGCCGCGGTTCGCGTAGAACAGCCACGGGTCCTTCGCCGGCGGGGCCGGCGGCAGCGTGTCGAGACCGAACGGGAAGGTCATCACGTCCCGCGCGCCGAGGGCCTGCATGCGCGAGGTCATGTGCAGCGAGTCGCTGGTGCACACGGCGCAGGCCCGCAGCACGCGGCGGGTCAGCACGCGGTAGGGCGTCGAGCGTGCAGGGGTCACGAGGATGTCGCTGCCCCACGCCGAGCCCACGAGCCGCGCGCGCAGGCGCCACAGGCGCTTGGCCAGCCAGGCGAGCGTGCCGTGCGAGGTCAGGTAGTGGGCGTTGATCCAGTCCGCATCCACGTCGCGCAGCCACCAGCCGAGGCGGGGCAGCGACCGGAGCAGGCCCACATTGCCGCCGCCGTGGGCCGGGTCGTTGCCGAGCGCGAGCCGCTGCGACGGCGGCACGAGGCCCTGCAGCTCGGGCAGGAAGCCGCGGCTGGAAGCGACCCACAGCGACAGTCCCGGCACGGCCGCGAGCGCACGCGCCCACTTGAGCAGGTGCGGGCTCTCGCCGTCGCCGAACAGCACGTAGCGCATCAGCACGCCTCCCCGCGGCCCGCCCAGGCCTCGTAGTGCGGTCGCCAGGCCGGGTGCCGTTCGAGCAGCACCGCGTCGCCGTCGCGGGTGTCGCCCACCACCGTCGCGGGGGCACCGCCGATCACCGCGAAGTCGGGAAAGTCGCCCCGCACGCGGCTGTGCGACAGCACGAGGCAGCCCTTCCCGAGCGTGGTGTTCGGCTCGATCACGCTGTGCGGGCCGATGAAGCTGAACCCGCCGATGTGCACGGGCCCCGCGACGAAGCCCGGCCGGCCGCCCTCGGGCACCTCGCCGTACGCGTCCCCCATCAGGCGCAGGCTGCGGTGCGAGCTGTGGCTCACGATGCTGACGTAGTTGGTGATCTGCACGCCGGCGTCGATGCGCACGCCGTGGCTCGCCTCGATGAAGTTGAAGTGGCCGATGAACACGTTGTCGGCGAGCTGCAGTTGGTCCTCGTGTTCGATGCACGTGGTGGGCGAGAGGCGCGTGAGCGGCAGCAGCCGGCCGTCGGCCGCGCGCTCGCCGAACACGATGCGGAAGAAGAGCCGGTGCCACAGCCACCGGCGCGCGCGGTTGGTCCAGGCCCTAAGCGGCAGCAGCGCCATGCGGCACCTCCTTCCACGTCGCGAGGCACCAGAAGTAGGCCCCGAAGTACAGCGTCATGCCGGCCGACACGGCCCAGGCGCCGCCCAGCAGGCCGCCGAAGTGCAGTCCCGCGGCGAGCGCGGCCAGGAACACCGCCTGGCCCACGAGCGAGAAGCGCAGCGCCCAGCCCTGGGCGCGCCACGCGAGGGTCACGACGGCCAGCGGGGCGGCGACGAAGTGCGCGCCGATGTACGGGGCCAGCGCCCGCGCCAGCTCGCCGGCGGGCCGCCAGCGTTCGCCGAACAGCCACGCGAACAGCGACGGCCCCGTGATCACCAGCACCAGCACCAGCGGCACGGCGATCGCCGCGAGCATGCCCATCACCTGCCGCACCGCGCGGCGGGCGTCGTCGGGGGCCGCGTGCGCGAGCTTCGGGTACAGCGCCTGCGACACCGCGCTGCCCACGAGCGTGGCCGGCGCCTTCAGGTAACGCAGCGCGAGGCCCCAGAAGCCGGCGGCGGCCTCACCGGTCCAGGCCACGAGCAGCACCACGGCGAGCGTGTCCTGCAGCGCGCCCGCGAAGGCATGGGGCGTGTTGAGCAGCGGGAATTCGCGGTGCCGGCGCGCCACCGCGGCCAGCGCGGCGCGCGGCGTGTGCAGCAGCGCACGCCAGCCGCCCTTCGGCACGGGGCCGGTGAACCAGGCGCAGGCCGCGAGGGCCGCCACCACCGGCCCGCCCACGAGGCCCGCCGGGCCCAGGTGGGCGACACCCCCGGCCACCTGCAGCACCGCGGCCCCGCCATACTGCGTGACCCGGCTGCCCGACACCCGGCGGAAGTGCTGCGCGCGCGTGGCCCACAGCGTGAGGCACTGCACCAGGCCGGCCGCGGCCACCGCCACGGGCAGCCAGGCCCACAACGCGAGCCCGAACACCTCGCCCGCGATCCACGCGAGCGGCACGCAGCACAACGTGACGGCGGCGAGGACCCGCAGGCACAGCGCCATCAGGTCGCGGGCCTCGTCCTCGTCGCGGGCGAGCGGCAGCGCGAAGTCGTAGCGCGCGCAGGCGATCACCGCGACGTTGGCCGCCAGCGCCGCGAACGCGGTGTAGTGCCCGAACTCGTCCGGGGTATAGAGCCGCGTGAGCCACGGCCCGAGCAGCAGCGGGATGGCCTGGGCCACGGCGCCGCCGGCCAGCAGGGTCAGCGTCGCCTTCAGCAGACCATCGGGCCGGCTGTGCATGGGGTCAGGCGAGCGACCGCCGCAGGGCCTCGACGACCCGGTCCTGCTGGGCCTCGGTGAGGTCCGCGCTCATCGGCAGGCTCATCACCCGTTCGCTCGCGGCATCGCTCACGGGGAAGGCGGCGTCGCCCGCGTGCGCGGCATACGCCGGCTGCCGGTGCAGCGGCTTCGGGTAGTGCACGGCGGTGGGAATGCCGGCGGCCTGCAGGTGCGCCTGGACCTCGGCGCGCCGCTCAACGAACACGGTGTACTGCCCCCACACGCACTCGCGGTCGGGGCGCACCGTCAACAACTGCACGCCGCTGCCGTCGAGCAGTTGCGAGTACCGCGCACCGATCTCGCGGCGGCGCTGCAGCTCCCACTCGAAGCGCTCGAGCTTGGCGAGCACGATGGCGCACTGCAGCGTGTCCATGCGGCCGCCCACGCCCACGCGGGTGTGGGTGTAGCGCGCGCTCTGGCCGTGCACACGGATCTCGCGGCAGGCCCGGGCGAGCGTGTCGTCGCTCGTGAAGATGGCACCACCGTCGCCATAGCAGCCCAGCGGCTTGCTGGGGAAGAAGCTCGTGCAGCCGAACGTGCTCAGCGCACCGCTGCGGGCGCCCTGGTACGTGGCGCCGAAGCTCTGGGCCGCGTCCTCGATGACGGGGAGGCCGTGCCGCGCGGCGATGGCGTTCAGCGGCGCCATGTCGGCCACCTGGCCGTACAGGCTCACCGGCATGATGGCGCGGGTGCGGGGTGTGATGCGGGCCTCGACCAGCGAGACGTCGAGGTTGCAGGTGTCGGGTTCGATGTCGACAAAGACCGGCACGCCGCCCAGCAGCACGATGGTCTCGGCGGTGGCGGCGAAGGTGAACGGCGTGGTGATGACCTCGTCGCCGGGCTTCAGGTCGAGCGCCATCAGTGCGATCAGCAGCGCCTCGGTGCCGCTCGACACGGTGATGCAGTGGCGGGCGCCGGTGAACGCGGCGAGCTGGCCTTCCAGCTCGGCGACTTCGGGGCCCATGATGTACTGGCCGTGGTCGAGCACGCGCTGCATGCGTTCCGCGATGCGGTCTTTCAGCGCGGCGTACTGCGACGCCAGGTCGATGAAGGGCAGGCTCACTCGATGACCTCGCAGACCCCGTCGCGCAGCCGGTACCGTTCGCCCGTGGCCGGGCACGTGGCCTCGCCGTCGCCGGTGAGCGGCAGGTCGAGGCGTTCGCCGTGGCGGCTCATCCAGCCGATCTGCTTCGCCGGCACGCCCACCACCAGCGCGAAGGCCGGCACGTCGCGGCTGACCACGGCGCCCGCGCCCACGAAGGCGTACGGGTGGACGGTGGTGCCGCACACGATGGTGCAGTTGGCGCCGAGCGTGGCGCCCTGGCGCACCAGCGTGTGCCGGTATTCGTTCTTGCGCACGACGGCCGAGCGCGGGTTGAACACGTTCGTGAACACCATGCTCGGGCCGCAGAACACGTCGTCCTCCAGCGTGACCGCGTCGTACACCGACACGTTGTTCTGGATCTTCACGCGGTGCCCGATGCGCACGTGGTTGCCGACGTACACGCCCTGCCCGAGCGAACAGCCGTCACCGATGCGGGCGCCGGCGCACACGTGGGCGAAGTGCCACACACGGGTGCCCTCGCCGAGCACGGCGCCGTCGTCGACGATGGCGGACGGGTGGATGGTGGCCGCTGGCATCGGTCAGAACACCAGCGGCAGGCCCACGCGCACGCCGTCGCGGGCGGAGCGGTACGCGGCGATCAGCACCTCGAGCGACCGCAGGCCCTCGTAGCCGTCGACGTGGGCGTGCGCCTCGCCGCGCAACGTGCGGATCACGTTGTCGTAGTACAGCGGGTGGCCGGGGCCGTAGACGCTCTCGACGCCGTAGCTCGCCTGCTGCACGAGGGCGTCGTCGGCGTGGGGCGCGTCGAACTCCCAGTGCTCGATCTTGTTGACGGCCACGCCGCCCACGCGCACCGTGCCGCGTTCGCCGAGCAGCGTGATGCTGCCCTCGAAGTTGCGGTTGTGCGTGAGCATCGTCACGTTGACCGAGGCGAGCGCGCCGCTGCGCAGACGCAGGCTCATCACGCCGGTGTCCTCGGCCTCGATGTTGCGGGCGAGCGTGGCGGTGTACGCGTGCACGTTGTCGACCGGACCCACCAGCCAGTCGACCATGTCGACGTAGTGGCTCGCCTGGTTCATGAAGGCGCCGCCGTCCATGTCCCAGCGGCCGCGCCACGGGGCGGCGTCGTAGTAGGCCTGGGGGCGCGTCCAGAAGACATTGACGTTGACCATCGCGAGGCGGCCGAAGCGCCCCTGGTCCACCGCGCGCTTGACGAGTTGCAGCGTGGCGTTGAGCCGGTTCTGCTTCACGACGAAGAGCTTGACGCCCGCGTCGCGGCAGGCGCGCACCATCGCGACACCCTCGTCCCACTTGGTGGCCATGGGCTTTTCGCTGAGCACGTGGCGGCCGGCCTGGGCGACGCGGATGGCCTGCTGCGGGTGCAGGCCGCTCGGCGTGGCGAGCACCACCAGGTCGGGGCTGCTGCCGGCGAGCAGTTCGTCGAGCGAGGCGAAACCCGGGGCGCCCGTGTCGGCGACGGCGCGGGCGAGCGAATCGGGGTTCGTGTCGCAGACGGCGACCCACTCGGCCCGGTCGGCGTGCTGCTTCAGCGCGTCGATGTGGTTCTTCGAGATGCGGCCGCAGCCGACGAGCGCCAGTCGGAGCTTGCGGTCACGGATGACGGACGGGACGGGCATGGAGGCACTTTTCGGGCAGGACGCCCGCATGAAACGGCCGATTTTATGCGCCCCGGCCCCGGCGCCCCTAAAATCGCGGGTTCCTTCGAGAAAGCCCCATGAGCCATCCCACCCCGCCCCCCGACGAGAACCACCTGATTGCCGAACGCCGCGAGAAGCTCGCCGCCATCCGGAAACAGGGCATCGCCTTCCCGAACGACTTCAAGCCGGCCCACCGGGCGGCCGCGCTGGTGGGCGAACACGGCGAGAAAGACAACGAGACGCTCGAGCCGCTGGCCGTGACCGTGTCGGTGGCCGGCCGCATGATGCTGCGCCGGGTGATGGGCAAGGCGAGCTTCGCCACGATGCAGGACGCGACCGGCCAGATCCAGCTGTACGTCACCCGCGACGGCATCGGCGAGGAGGCCTATGCCGCGTTCAAGCACTGGGACCTGGGTGACATCCTCGGCGCCGAGGGCACGCTGTTCAAGACGAAGACGGGCGAGCTGTCGGTCAAGGTGACGTCGCTGCGCCTGCTCACGAAGAGCCTGCGCCCGCTGCCGGACAAGTTCCACGGCATGAGCGACCAGGAGCAGAAATACCGCCAGCGCTACGTCGACCTCATCACCGATGGCGACGCCCGCAAGCGTTTCGCCGCCCGCAGCAAGGCCATCAGCTCGATCCGCCAGTTCATGGTGGACAAC
This genomic stretch from Piscinibacter gummiphilus harbors:
- a CDS encoding Gfo/Idh/MocA family protein, yielding MPVPSVIRDRKLRLALVGCGRISKNHIDALKQHADRAEWVAVCDTNPDSLARAVADTGAPGFASLDELLAGSSPDLVVLATPSGLHPQQAIRVAQAGRHVLSEKPMATKWDEGVAMVRACRDAGVKLFVVKQNRLNATLQLVKRAVDQGRFGRLAMVNVNVFWTRPQAYYDAAPWRGRWDMDGGAFMNQASHYVDMVDWLVGPVDNVHAYTATLARNIEAEDTGVMSLRLRSGALASVNVTMLTHNRNFEGSITLLGERGTVRVGGVAVNKIEHWEFDAPHADDALVQQASYGVESVYGPGHPLYYDNVIRTLRGEAHAHVDGYEGLRSLEVLIAAYRSARDGVRVGLPLVF